Proteins from a single region of Qipengyuania pelagi:
- a CDS encoding IS91 family transposase encodes MRTSFEVADIFCATGPAYRATHAGHLSLQQLKVMSAIEHCRTAALGGHVEACACCGHWRIAYNSCRNRHCPRCQGGAARTWLAAREADLLPVGYFHVVFTLPAEVAAIAFTNKALVYDLLFKAAAETMMTIASDPKHLGAKIGITAVLHTWGSAMTHHPHVHMIVPGGGITPDGKRWISSRPAFLLPVRVLGALFRRLFLTRLMALHNAGRLAFFGKLTGLTDRRTFLKHLSPVRKKRWVVYTKPPFAGPEAVLAYLSRYTHRVAISNSRLIRFDGQDVIFRYKDYRRDGTDRQQVMTLPADEFIRRFLLHVLPTGFHRIRHYGLLAGATHKANIALARKLLEVAPPPEDEITDEPEDYRPPCPHCGGHMIVIETFARWQQPRAPPSSIPPIRKFAP; translated from the coding sequence GTGCGCACCTCGTTCGAGGTCGCTGACATCTTCTGCGCTACTGGTCCAGCATACCGGGCCACCCATGCAGGACATCTGAGCCTGCAGCAGCTCAAGGTCATGTCAGCGATCGAGCATTGCCGGACCGCTGCGCTGGGCGGCCATGTCGAGGCCTGCGCCTGTTGCGGGCACTGGCGGATCGCCTACAACTCGTGTCGTAACCGGCACTGCCCCAGGTGCCAGGGCGGTGCGGCGCGCACATGGCTGGCAGCGCGCGAAGCCGATCTGCTGCCGGTCGGATACTTCCACGTCGTGTTTACCCTGCCGGCCGAGGTTGCCGCCATTGCCTTTACCAACAAGGCGCTGGTCTATGATCTGCTGTTCAAGGCTGCGGCAGAGACCATGATGACGATTGCGTCCGACCCGAAGCACCTCGGCGCAAAGATCGGCATCACCGCCGTGCTTCACACATGGGGATCGGCCATGACGCATCATCCGCATGTCCACATGATCGTCCCGGGTGGCGGTATTACGCCCGATGGCAAGCGATGGATATCGTCACGCCCGGCCTTCCTGCTGCCGGTGCGGGTGCTGGGTGCCTTGTTCCGCCGCCTGTTCCTCACCCGACTGATGGCGCTGCATAATGCGGGCAGGCTCGCTTTCTTCGGCAAGTTGACCGGGCTGACTGATCGGCGGACGTTTCTCAAGCACCTCTCACCAGTGCGCAAGAAGCGCTGGGTGGTCTACACCAAGCCGCCCTTCGCCGGACCCGAAGCGGTGCTCGCCTATCTCTCGCGCTACACTCACCGCGTCGCCATATCGAACAGTCGCCTGATCCGGTTCGATGGCCAAGATGTCATCTTCCGCTACAAAGACTATCGTCGAGACGGCACCGACCGCCAGCAGGTCATGACGCTGCCCGCCGACGAGTTCATCCGCCGGTTCCTGCTCCATGTCCTGCCAACCGGCTTCCACCGTATCCGCCATTACGGCCTGCTCGCTGGTGCCACGCACAAGGCCAATATCGCGCTCGCCCGCAAACTGCTGGAGGTCGCGCCACCTCCAGAAGATGAGATCACCGATGAGCCAGAAGATTACCGCCCGCCGTGCCCACATTGCGGCGGGCACATGATCGTCATCGAGACCTTTGCGCGCTGGCAGCAACCACGCGCGCCGCCATCCT
- a CDS encoding tyrosine-type recombinase/integrase yields MNDLVPVIPATPVSPLRQRLIDDMTMRHFSRETQRNYVRDVGRFAAFLGRPPDTATSEDLRRFQVEQREAGMPIPTMNSVVSALRFFFTHTLDRPDLARRLVRMKQMRKLPVVLSRDEVVRLLGATTCLKHQAALSVAYGAGLRVGEVAMLKVRDVDSERMLLRVERGKGGQYRNAMLPADLLTLLRQWWKLGREQGVMHHDGWLFPGLHAMKPISTRQLHRIVVEAAQAAGIAKRVSPHTLRHSFATHLLEDGIDIRIIQALLGHAKLENTAFYTRVATRTMHAVTSPLDKLGMFLPSEGTPPG; encoded by the coding sequence ATGAACGATCTTGTACCGGTTATTCCAGCCACTCCGGTCAGCCCGCTGCGTCAGCGGCTGATCGACGATATGACCATGCGGCACTTCAGCCGCGAGACGCAGCGTAATTATGTCCGCGACGTGGGGCGGTTCGCCGCCTTCCTTGGGCGTCCTCCCGATACGGCGACATCGGAAGATCTGCGCCGCTTCCAGGTCGAGCAGCGTGAAGCAGGCATGCCCATACCAACCATGAACAGCGTGGTTTCGGCACTGCGCTTCTTCTTCACCCATACACTCGACCGGCCTGACCTTGCCCGGCGGCTCGTTCGCATGAAGCAGATGCGCAAGCTGCCGGTGGTGCTGAGCAGGGATGAAGTTGTCCGGCTGCTGGGCGCGACCACCTGCCTCAAGCACCAAGCCGCATTGTCGGTCGCCTATGGCGCCGGTCTGCGCGTGGGCGAAGTGGCGATGCTCAAGGTGCGCGACGTGGACAGCGAGCGGATGCTGCTCCGGGTCGAACGCGGCAAAGGCGGCCAGTATCGCAATGCCATGCTGCCTGCCGATCTGCTCACCCTGCTGCGGCAATGGTGGAAGCTGGGCCGTGAGCAAGGCGTGATGCACCATGATGGCTGGCTGTTCCCTGGCCTGCATGCCATGAAGCCGATCAGCACAAGGCAACTGCACCGCATTGTCGTCGAGGCGGCACAGGCTGCAGGGATCGCCAAGCGCGTCAGCCCGCACACGCTGCGCCACAGCTTTGCTACCCACCTGCTCGAAGACGGCATCGATATCCGCATCATCCAGGCATTGCTCGGCCATGCCAAGCTGGAGAACACCGCCTTCTACACCAGGGTCGCAACCAGAACAATGCATGCGGTGACCAGTCCGCTCGACAAGCTAGGCATGTTCCTGCCCAGTGAGGGGACACCACCGGGCTGA